In one window of Posidoniimonas corsicana DNA:
- a CDS encoding glycoside hydrolase family 9 protein, translating to MRTMARGLAVVASALVVCSSGFAAQPVHIRTNQLGYLASDPKSAIAFSEEELATQFHVVEVGSGRVVYAGEARPANESSWNSFAHHYRLDFTDLRAEGRYAIRLEPGGAESRPFRIGPDAFGRHVEDLLGFMRQQRCGYNPLLDMVCHQRDGRTAYGPRPAGTFVDASGGWHDAGDQLKYLLTASNATARMLLAYELEPTKFADHVDRLGQPGPNGLPDVLDEARWGLDWIHKLHPEPDQLYHQVADDRDHSGWKSPDADTSDYGWGPNSYRVLYFADGRPQGLKQYKSDSDGVANLAGRCAAAMAMGHRVWKERGDPVFAQRCLVAARELYAMGAAAEGTQQGNSYGAPYRYAEATWADDMEWGAAELYRETGDPANLEQAKRYARIAGDVGWMHHEQAGHYEYYPFVNVGHFALFPHVDAEFQEELAGYYRSGLDATVARAKTNVYGVGVPFIWCSNNLTTALITQALLYERMTGDSRYREHATRHRDWLLGRNPWGTTMFTGVPRDGDAPLDVHTGVWKLFRRNVPGGLVDGPVYRSVFDGLIGVQLNEADEYKDFQNDHVVYHDDFGDYATNEPTMDGTAGAIYFMAHYGAYASDSGDAAGELEISHGAVVRGSAAEAKIALVFTGGEHTDGAEEILATLADRRVKASFFLTGDFLAQPGMADWTRRAAVRGHYVGPHSHAHPLYAPWDDRERILVTKQDFLQDLRKNLDEVRALGGAAGDPVWFIPPYEWHNARHAEWATAAGCRLFNFTPGSGSHRDFAPEGHKAFLPSVELVQGILTHEQSEPNGLNGHLLLLHLGSARQDRAPPLLPRLIDALHERGYEFVTVDRLLGRSR from the coding sequence ATGCGAACGATGGCACGCGGCTTGGCGGTTGTTGCGTCGGCGCTGGTGGTTTGCTCGTCCGGCTTTGCCGCTCAGCCGGTCCACATCAGGACGAATCAGCTAGGGTACCTGGCGTCCGATCCGAAGTCGGCGATCGCGTTCAGCGAAGAGGAATTAGCCACGCAGTTCCACGTCGTCGAGGTCGGAAGCGGCCGGGTCGTCTACGCCGGTGAAGCCCGGCCCGCCAACGAGTCCAGCTGGAACAGCTTCGCCCATCACTACCGGCTCGACTTTACCGACCTGCGGGCCGAAGGCCGCTACGCGATCCGACTGGAGCCCGGTGGGGCCGAGTCGCGGCCCTTCCGCATCGGCCCCGACGCCTTCGGGCGCCACGTCGAAGACCTGCTCGGCTTCATGCGGCAGCAGCGGTGTGGGTACAACCCGCTGCTCGACATGGTCTGCCACCAGCGGGACGGCCGGACCGCGTACGGGCCCAGGCCGGCCGGGACCTTCGTCGACGCCAGCGGCGGGTGGCACGACGCCGGCGACCAGCTCAAGTACCTGCTGACCGCCAGCAACGCGACGGCTCGGATGCTTTTGGCGTACGAGCTGGAGCCGACCAAGTTCGCCGACCACGTCGACCGTCTAGGGCAGCCGGGCCCGAACGGACTGCCCGACGTGCTCGACGAGGCTCGCTGGGGCCTCGACTGGATCCACAAGCTCCACCCGGAACCGGACCAGCTGTACCACCAGGTCGCCGACGACCGCGACCACTCCGGCTGGAAGTCGCCCGACGCGGACACGTCCGACTACGGGTGGGGACCCAACAGCTACCGGGTGCTCTACTTCGCCGATGGCCGGCCCCAGGGGCTGAAGCAGTACAAGAGCGACTCCGACGGGGTCGCCAACCTGGCCGGTCGGTGCGCCGCGGCCATGGCGATGGGCCACCGGGTGTGGAAGGAGCGTGGCGACCCGGTCTTTGCCCAGCGGTGCCTGGTCGCCGCTCGCGAGCTGTACGCGATGGGCGCCGCCGCCGAAGGCACGCAGCAGGGGAACTCCTATGGCGCCCCGTACCGGTACGCGGAGGCCACGTGGGCGGACGACATGGAGTGGGGCGCCGCCGAGCTCTACCGCGAGACCGGCGACCCTGCGAATCTAGAGCAGGCGAAGCGCTACGCTCGGATCGCCGGCGATGTCGGCTGGATGCACCACGAGCAAGCCGGCCACTACGAGTACTACCCGTTCGTCAACGTCGGCCACTTCGCCCTGTTCCCGCACGTCGACGCCGAGTTCCAGGAAGAGCTGGCGGGCTACTACCGGAGCGGGCTGGACGCGACCGTCGCGCGGGCGAAGACCAACGTGTACGGCGTCGGCGTGCCGTTCATCTGGTGCTCCAACAACCTGACGACCGCGCTCATCACCCAGGCGCTGCTGTACGAGCGCATGACGGGCGACTCCCGCTACCGAGAGCACGCGACCCGGCACCGCGACTGGCTGCTGGGCCGCAACCCCTGGGGGACGACCATGTTTACCGGCGTCCCCCGCGATGGCGACGCGCCGCTGGACGTTCACACCGGGGTCTGGAAGCTGTTCCGGAGGAACGTCCCCGGTGGCCTGGTCGACGGCCCCGTTTACCGCTCGGTCTTCGACGGGCTCATCGGCGTCCAGCTCAACGAGGCCGACGAGTACAAGGATTTCCAGAACGATCATGTCGTCTACCACGACGACTTCGGCGACTACGCGACCAACGAGCCGACGATGGACGGCACCGCCGGCGCGATCTACTTCATGGCGCACTACGGGGCGTACGCGAGCGACTCGGGCGACGCGGCTGGCGAGCTAGAGATCAGCCACGGCGCGGTGGTGCGCGGCAGCGCGGCCGAGGCCAAGATCGCGCTGGTCTTCACCGGCGGCGAGCACACCGACGGCGCGGAGGAGATCCTCGCCACGCTCGCGGACCGCCGGGTGAAAGCCTCGTTCTTCCTGACCGGCGACTTCCTCGCCCAGCCAGGCATGGCCGATTGGACCCGCCGCGCCGCCGTCCGCGGCCACTACGTCGGGCCGCACTCCCACGCCCACCCGCTGTACGCGCCCTGGGACGACCGCGAACGCATCCTCGTGACTAAACAGGACTTCCTGCAGGACCTGCGGAAGAACCTTGACGAGGTGCGGGCCCTCGGCGGAGCGGCGGGCGACCCGGTCTGGTTCATCCCGCCCTACGAGTGGCACAACGCCCGCCACGCGGAGTGGGCCACAGCCGCCGGTTGCCGCCTGTTCAACTTCACGCCGGGTTCCGGCTCGCATCGTGACTTCGCCCCCGAGGGCCACAAAGCATTTCTCCCATCGGTGGAGCTGGTCCAGGGCATCCTGACGCACGAGCAGTCCGAGCCGAACGGTCTGAACGGGCACCTGCTGCTGCTCCACCTCGGCAGCGCCCGGCAAGACCGGGCGCCGCCCCTGCTGCCCCGGTTGATCGATGCGCTGCACGAACGAGGGTACGAGTTCGTCACCGTCGACCGGCTCCTGGGTCGCTCGCGGTAG
- a CDS encoding heparan-alpha-glucosaminide N-acetyltransferase domain-containing protein — MSTDEPAQKRIASLDQFRGYTVLAMFLVNFLGSFEACHWLLRHHNVFCSFADTIMPQFLFAVGFAFRLSFERRIESRGAPAAYARMVRRLLGLVLVSLVVYSAGSRAETWDQLSTMGAWEAVRGPLKSTWFQTLTHIAVTSLWVLPVVRAGVGWRIAFLLGSAAIHVVASHAFYFHWVNNGAPNGIDGGPLGFLTWAVPMIVGTLAYDAVAQPEGRRPLASMLLWSALLMAAGYALSCGTRFYDAPSATQPAATKLASQPVIPTPAQVATAREKVASGQVLQLLAEPPFVPPPHPDGDIGKSHQLRAWNYWMMSQRSGTLSYQVFAAGFSLAVFLLFYVGCDLYGWRIGVLSTFGANALAAYVLHMMVDHSVKSFMPRDAPEWYMWGGCAVFIGVTYLLVRSLELRGIYLKL, encoded by the coding sequence ATGTCGACCGACGAGCCGGCCCAGAAGCGGATTGCGTCCCTGGACCAGTTCCGGGGCTACACCGTCCTGGCCATGTTCCTGGTCAACTTCTTAGGCAGCTTCGAGGCGTGCCACTGGCTGCTTCGGCACCACAACGTGTTCTGCAGCTTCGCGGACACGATCATGCCGCAGTTCCTCTTCGCGGTCGGGTTCGCCTTCCGGCTCAGCTTCGAACGCCGGATCGAATCCCGCGGCGCGCCGGCCGCCTACGCCCGCATGGTCCGCCGCCTGCTCGGGCTCGTGCTGGTGAGCCTGGTCGTCTACTCCGCCGGCTCGAGGGCCGAGACCTGGGACCAGCTGTCCACGATGGGCGCCTGGGAGGCCGTGCGGGGGCCGCTGAAGAGCACCTGGTTCCAAACGCTGACGCACATCGCCGTCACCTCACTCTGGGTCCTGCCGGTGGTCCGAGCGGGCGTCGGTTGGCGGATTGCGTTCCTGCTGGGTTCGGCGGCGATCCACGTCGTGGCGTCGCACGCGTTCTACTTCCACTGGGTCAACAACGGGGCCCCCAACGGCATTGACGGCGGGCCGCTCGGGTTCCTCACGTGGGCCGTACCGATGATCGTCGGCACGCTCGCCTACGACGCTGTGGCCCAACCGGAGGGCCGCCGCCCGCTGGCGTCGATGCTGCTCTGGTCGGCCCTGCTGATGGCGGCGGGCTACGCGCTCTCCTGCGGGACGCGGTTCTACGACGCGCCGTCTGCCACGCAGCCCGCGGCGACGAAGCTGGCCAGCCAACCGGTCATCCCCACACCCGCGCAGGTGGCGACCGCCCGCGAGAAGGTGGCGAGCGGACAAGTCCTGCAACTGCTGGCCGAGCCGCCCTTCGTGCCGCCGCCCCACCCGGACGGCGACATCGGCAAGAGCCACCAGCTGCGGGCGTGGAACTACTGGATGATGAGCCAGCGGTCAGGCACGCTCTCGTACCAGGTGTTCGCAGCCGGGTTCTCGTTGGCGGTGTTCCTGCTGTTCTACGTCGGCTGCGACCTGTACGGCTGGCGGATTGGCGTGCTCTCCACCTTTGGCGCCAACGCCCTGGCGGCCTACGTCCTGCACATGATGGTCGACCACTCGGTCAAGTCGTTCATGCCGCGTGACGCCCCGGAGTGGTACATGTGGGGCGGGTGCGCCGTGTTTATCGGAGTCACGTACCTGCTGGTCCGCAGCCTGGAACTGCGGGGCATCTACCTGAAGCTGTAG